In Natrinema pellirubrum DSM 15624, the following proteins share a genomic window:
- a CDS encoding IS66-like element ISNpe8 family transposase gives MSWDDLSKDELLSRFLQMEERIDELEEKIAQKDKRIEEQNERIEEQQERIEEQQERIEELETRLRKYENPHTPPSKRRSGTDESPTSQDDEDDDVRTDGGTPGRKDGHNPEWRSPPDPDEEIEVTSDCCPECGDHFDESVGVSPRLVEEVPDPQPPEVTQYNRHRYQCDSCGTETVATHPDCPDEGQFGVNVIAQSALSRYDHRLPYRKITDRFEQLHGLELSGASAWHATERAARAGRCEYEQIRREIQEAEIVHVDETGIKRDGDQAWIWTFRTDEHTLYAVRESRGSDVPAEVLGEDFAGTVICDGWTAYPAFSSTLQRCWAHLLREAEDVASDHEEAEPVYRYLKQMFVGLQSWLETDPDPRARAQMHRACQDGLRSLVERSVTDEPVATLLGKIEGGLDHWLTFVGEPAVSPTNNAAENALREPVVLRKIIGTLRNDRGMFVHETILSLLATWRQQGRNPYEELTRVVHDNEMISREQTVPVVETSG, from the coding sequence ATGAGCTGGGACGATCTCTCCAAGGACGAACTCCTCTCGCGGTTTCTCCAGATGGAGGAGCGAATCGACGAGCTGGAAGAGAAGATTGCCCAGAAGGACAAGCGGATCGAGGAACAGAACGAACGGATCGAAGAGCAGCAAGAGCGGATCGAAGAGCAGCAAGAGCGGATCGAAGAACTCGAAACACGTCTCCGGAAGTACGAGAATCCACACACTCCACCCAGTAAGCGACGGTCGGGGACCGACGAGTCCCCGACCTCGCAGGACGACGAAGACGACGATGTCCGAACTGATGGTGGTACTCCCGGTCGAAAGGACGGTCACAACCCGGAGTGGCGCTCTCCGCCCGATCCTGATGAAGAAATCGAGGTCACCTCTGACTGTTGTCCCGAGTGTGGCGACCACTTCGACGAGTCGGTGGGCGTCAGCCCCCGACTCGTCGAGGAAGTCCCGGATCCACAGCCACCAGAAGTCACCCAGTACAACCGACACCGCTACCAATGCGACTCCTGTGGAACTGAGACGGTTGCGACTCACCCCGACTGCCCCGATGAGGGGCAGTTCGGGGTGAACGTCATCGCGCAATCTGCCCTGTCACGGTACGATCACCGCCTTCCCTACCGGAAAATCACGGACCGCTTCGAGCAACTTCACGGACTCGAACTCTCAGGTGCATCCGCGTGGCACGCGACCGAGCGCGCTGCGCGCGCCGGTCGCTGTGAGTACGAGCAGATCCGTCGAGAGATTCAGGAGGCTGAAATCGTCCACGTTGACGAAACCGGCATCAAGCGTGACGGTGACCAAGCGTGGATCTGGACGTTTCGGACGGACGAGCATACGCTGTACGCGGTCAGAGAGAGTCGTGGGAGTGATGTTCCCGCGGAAGTCCTTGGCGAGGACTTCGCGGGAACGGTCATCTGTGATGGGTGGACGGCGTATCCAGCGTTCAGCAGTACGCTTCAGCGGTGCTGGGCACATCTTCTCCGGGAGGCTGAAGACGTTGCTAGTGACCACGAGGAGGCAGAACCGGTGTACCGGTATCTCAAGCAGATGTTCGTCGGTCTCCAGTCGTGGCTGGAGACCGACCCAGATCCTCGTGCGAGAGCACAGATGCATCGAGCGTGTCAGGACGGCCTCAGATCGCTCGTTGAGCGGTCAGTGACCGACGAACCAGTGGCAACACTCCTCGGGAAGATCGAAGGTGGACTCGACCACTGGCTCACCTTCGTCGGTGAGCCAGCGGTCTCCCCGACGAACAATGCCGCAGAAAACGCCCTTCGTGAACCTGTTGTTCTCCGGAAAATCATCGGAACACTCCGGAACGACCGTGGCATGTTCGTTCACGAGACGATCTTGTCCCTGCTGGCGACGTGGCGCCAGCAGGGACGCAACCCATACGAGGAACTTACGCGGGTTGTCCACGACAACGAAATGATCTCACGAGAGCAGACTGTGCCGGTTGTTGAGACCTCGGGGTAA
- a CDS encoding transcription initiation factor IIB — translation MERSTRQQERQSETDHHVEESVSEQTCDECGSSSLVTSEDQGELVCEDCGLIIETTNIDRGPEWRAFNHAERKSKSRVGAPTTQTMHDKGLTTQIDWKDQDAHGRSLSADKRSRMNRLRKWQERIRAKDAGERNLQFALSEIDRMASALGIPRSVREVASVIYRRALDEDLIRGRSIEGVATACLYAACRREGIPRSLEEIADVSRVERKEIGRTYRYIAQELSLAMEPVDPKEYVPRFCSELDSSETVQAKATEIIDTTAEQGLLSGKSPTGFAAAAIYAASLLCNEKRTQKEVAAVAQVTEVTIRNRYQEQIEAMGLH, via the coding sequence ATGGAGCGGTCAACTCGCCAGCAGGAACGGCAATCAGAAACCGATCACCACGTTGAAGAATCGGTAAGCGAGCAGACGTGCGACGAATGTGGTTCGAGTTCGCTCGTTACAAGCGAGGATCAAGGGGAGCTCGTCTGTGAGGACTGTGGACTGATCATCGAAACAACGAACATCGACCGCGGACCGGAATGGCGCGCATTCAATCACGCTGAACGGAAGAGCAAGTCCCGGGTTGGGGCACCTACAACCCAGACGATGCATGATAAGGGTCTCACCACCCAGATCGACTGGAAGGACCAAGATGCCCACGGCCGCTCCCTGTCGGCGGACAAGCGCAGCCGGATGAACCGCCTCCGCAAGTGGCAAGAACGCATTCGGGCGAAGGATGCCGGGGAGCGCAATCTCCAGTTCGCACTCAGCGAGATCGATCGAATGGCAAGCGCACTCGGCATACCCCGCTCAGTTCGCGAAGTCGCCAGTGTCATCTATCGACGAGCGCTGGACGAGGATCTCATCCGAGGGCGGTCGATCGAAGGGGTTGCCACGGCCTGTCTCTATGCTGCATGTCGTCGTGAAGGCATTCCCCGGAGTTTAGAGGAGATTGCCGACGTTTCACGGGTCGAACGGAAAGAGATCGGGCGGACGTACCGATATATTGCCCAAGAGCTATCGCTCGCGATGGAACCGGTCGATCCAAAGGAGTACGTTCCCCGGTTTTGTTCCGAACTCGACTCGAGCGAGACGGTCCAGGCCAAAGCCACCGAGATCATTGATACCACAGCCGAGCAGGGGCTGCTATCCGGGAAGTCCCCGACTGGGTTTGCCGCCGCGGCGATCTATGCCGCCTCGCTCCTCTGTAATGAGAAGCGGACCCAAAAGGAGGTTGCCGCCGTCGCACAAGTCACCGAAGTCACCATCCGGAACCGATATCAAGAACAGATCGAGGCGATGGGACTCCACTAG
- a CDS encoding metal-dependent hydrolase: MFPLGHLAFAYLWYVVYGVLTRRPLPARWALLPVAIGSQFPDLLDKPLAYYGVLASGRSVAHSLLVATLVASLVTWGAHVLHRRRPAHHWVERLAPVTPAAFSIGYLSHLVGDSLEPLLAGASTDVTYLGWPLLAAPRYAGDSVAPWVRLLALYRQPWTHPEAPLIVMALLVFVSLRVWAHLDSPRAADS, from the coding sequence GTGTTTCCGCTTGGCCATCTCGCCTTCGCATATCTCTGGTATGTCGTGTACGGGGTCCTCACACGTCGGCCGTTGCCGGCACGCTGGGCGCTGCTCCCGGTGGCGATCGGCAGTCAGTTCCCTGATCTGCTCGATAAGCCACTGGCGTATTACGGCGTCCTCGCAAGCGGCCGGTCGGTCGCCCATTCGCTGCTGGTCGCAACCCTCGTCGCCAGCCTCGTTACCTGGGGCGCCCACGTACTCCACCGCCGGCGCCCCGCACATCACTGGGTCGAGCGCCTCGCTCCCGTCACCCCAGCGGCGTTCAGCATCGGCTACCTGTCGCATCTGGTCGGCGATAGTCTCGAGCCCCTGCTTGCGGGTGCCTCCACCGACGTGACCTACCTGGGCTGGCCGCTGCTCGCCGCACCCCGGTATGCGGGCGACAGCGTCGCCCCCTGGGTACGCCTCCTCGCGCTGTACCGCCAGCCATGGACCCACCCGGAAGCCCCTCTGATCGTGATGGCGCTGCTCGTGTTCGTCTCGCTCCGCGTCTGGGCCCATCTCGACTCGCCACGCGCTGCCGACTCCTGA